The segment ATTAGCAAATTatcaccaaaaaagaaaaggcgtaaaattgaaaagaagaacCAGATTGTGGTCTATAGGCAAAAGAAGAACAAACTCATCAAGAATTCTATTGACAGATGGTCTGCGGGGAGGTAATAAAGCTTTTATTagttaataaactaaattcagATCGTCATttgtgttaataatttttttttattagtgtctATATGTAGCTAGCTAATTTGGTTGGTTGATTTCTGTGAAGGTATAAATTGGCTGAGGAAAACATGTTAAAGGTAATGAAAGAGCAAAATGCTGTGTTTCAACGCCCAATTTTAAGGCCAGAATTGAGAGCTGAGGCACGGAAGTTGATTGGGGATACTGGGCTGTTAGACCACTTGTTGAAGCATATGTCAGGGAAGGTGGCTCCGGGAGGAGAAGATAGATTCAGAAGGAGGCATAACGCAGATGGAGCAATGGAGTATTGGCTGGAGAAGGCTGATTTGGTTGATATCAGGAAAGAGGCTGGTGTGCAGGATCCTTATTGGACACCTCCACCTGGGTGGAAACCGGGTGATAATCCTAGTCAGGATCCAGTTTGTGCTAGAGAGATCAAGGAGCTCAGAGAAGAAATTGCTAAAATTAAAGGGTAATGGTCCTTCTGTTTTAACTAGGATTGATTGTCTTTCAATTTTGTGTGGTCTTTTAGCTTGTTAGTGCTGTTGATCTGGTAATGCCCACCAGTTTTTCTCTGTTACTCTTGGGGTGAATTTTGTGCGCTACTGATTCCATCTCTCGCGTATGTGTTGTTCTTATGGGGGGCAGGGAGATGGAGGCAATGGTGTCTAAAAAACACGGGGAGGAATTGGCAATGGTGGCAGCACCGAATTATTCTCCTACAAGTCAGGACATGGAGCATGACAACTTATTAATTCCACTGAAGGTAATAGATATGAAAGTTTGACCTGATTTTTGGACTGACCCAAGTTCTTCTCTTGACAATCCATGTACTATTTTTGCAGGAAATGTACATTGATTTGGTGAATAAGAAGGTAAAGATGGAGGAACAACTAAAGGAAATTTCAGAATCTTTGTATGGGATGAAGGTAGGAGAGCATGGGAATTCTTCctttaataattatcattttcttttcaattgaaGTGTGTAAGATTTGATATGAATGATTCTTTCCACGTTATGACGTTCTGGGTGCTACTAGTGTATATAAGATTTGTTCAAATAAGAAATTCCTGGGTGATTGCATGATCCACATCATTGAAAGATGGTAGTGACAAACTGACCATCTGATGTATGTATCTATTCTAGATAATAAGTTGATGCATAAATTGCCATGAAACCATTTGAGAAGCTGTTATATTTAGAGGCTTGATATGGGAGTGTTGCTTATTCCAGACTAGATTTTTGCAATTAGTTAGTTCAATTTAAAGCTCAAAATCCCACATTAAATAGTTTCATAAATGATGAATGTTCTGGCAGTGGATTTCCGTTGTCCTTGGTAGTAATTTCTAATCTGGACAGCATTTATATTGTAACAATGATACGCTTAATGATGATCTTAGGATGAATTGGTTAGTTATGAATTTAGGTGTCCTTACAGTGCAACGGGGAGGCTTGGCTGCATTTATTGTTGTCGCATTTGATTATGCATTGAACACGGTCATCATAGTGATGATGGAAATATTTAATTATGCAGGAAGAAATGGAGAAGCTAAAAACCAGAGTGGAGAAATCAAACAGAGCAGAATCAACAGAAAAGCCAGCTTTATTAACGGGTTCAACAGAGTCAATCACGCCAGCAGGAACTGGAAGAAAGGGGAAAGGAGCAATGCATCAGGAAAAAGAAGCAACGGTTTTAGGGGAATCGGCACAAGAACAATGCAAGTCATCATCAGGAGGCATCATAGTACCAAGAACAGAATCACCAGCACCAACAGAGGACAGGGCAGCAAAGATAGAGAGGCTGAAAAGCGGGTTTAGAATATGCAAGCCCCAGGGAAGTTTCCTGTGGCCGGATATGACTACCTTAACCCCTCACCCTCAGGTTGTGGTCCTACTAGAAGACCTCACTGGGGTACAAACACCTCCCTCAGTGTCCTCCACTACACCAAAACAATCTCACTTCCTCTTTGCTCCTCCATCTCAAACCCATACACCCCACCGTACTTTCCCTGTGAAGCCATTAGCTGAGAGAAGGCCTGTCACCATTTCCCAATCCACAGCTGCCACGACTCCAACCACCTGTCCTCCCCATGATCAAATGACTCGCTCCCAGTATGAGAATAGCAGCATTTCCACTTCTACTACCATCACCACCACTACCAAAACCCCTCTCATCAACCTTAATGAGCCACTGAATACCAATCAAACTGATGATTATGGATTGTTTTATGGGTCTCAGTCTCATGCTGAAGCCTCTCCTCACCCTGTCACTTACCAAAGAAGACATCATCAAAATGTGACCACCAGTATTGCCATGCCAAGTGTATGTGTACTGATcaaatctcaatttcaattcaTACCCATACTTTAGTGATTCTATCATAGTATACATGTTGACTCCCTTTTCATTTACCGTATGTTTTACACAGTTGGGACCCACAAAGAAAGGGATGATGAGCCAATGGGAGGAAGGTGATCGGAGAAAAGGAAGGATAAGGTACTGTGAGCAGTGTGAGCAGCAACAGGGATGCTCCTCTGCCTCTTCCATTGCATCTTCTTCCTTACCAATGGGAAAGGGGACTTGGTTGGCTCTGGCTACTTCTAAGGCTTCCGTGGAGCACAAATCTAAAAGGGGTTAAacaatctataataataataatagtagtaataatggCTAGTTTATTATGCTAGAATAGTTATTAGTTAAACCCCTGAGAAAACATTGATTAGGTTGGGTTTCACTTAATGCTTTCCTTGTCTTTGGGCAAGGAATCTTCTTAACGTAGTTATATACATATGGCATATACAAGGCACAGAGAGCTTTTAGCGTATAGGAAAAGGAGGAAAGTCTGCAATACGATTTATGcgttagatatttttttggttactcTGATGTTCTCATTATCTACCAGGAAATAATATAGGAATTATTATGTTCCATTGCCTTTGTTGTTCATGTTGGTGGGTCAATTTAGCTTTGATTGATCGCATTACAAATTGACTAGTAAGTTTACAGAATGCTGTCGtagttttgagaaaaaaaatccacagcTACGCATTAGCAAACAGGCTTgtttaatcaaaacaatatcaagAACAGATGCAGAATTTCAGAATGAATGCagttatctctctctctctctctctctctctcaatacacagtatatgtttgatattatgatttatattgtttttttttaaatattttttatttaaaatatattaaatttttatttttattttttatattaatatatcaaaactattaGAAAGTCAAGTCGAGttatgtgtaaaaataaataataaaaaaaaatcatcacctaatttatgataactaaaaattctaattggttTATAAAAATCTTGTTTAGAAAGctaatgatataataaaaaatttagacatCACACCTTAtatattctatttaaaataaattatattgttatatctttttaataacaTACACACACGTATTTTACCTTAAAGACCTTACTATCTCATTGTCATTTAGTGAATAATAAGGTCATATTATTTATCCTTATGGTATATTAATTAACATGAAAGGAAAAGCCTTGGACCATTCCATCATGAGTTAATTAACATATGATAAGATCATTTAATATACATAATTTATTACCTATGGTCATGGTTTAAATGACTATATACTAAATAACATTCAAGGAACATGGTCCAACACTGGACCATCCCATCATGTGTTATTTACTACATGATGAGAATATCTATATATGAGATTTATTACGGTTTGAAAATCtcatattatatatttgttataatttttttttgtgattatcttaattttattatcgaTATCATAGATTTGGTggattatttgattgatttgagttttttttgtctatttttttttaattttatcatttaacatctAGTTGATTATGAGTTAAACTTTGTCGTTTGtttcggtttattttttatgaagttatatcAACCTCATGACCTGAATTATGAGTTTTGCGAATTAACTTGGAtagatttatgttgttttattgttttttttagattatgtttttctctttcaattttatcattcaatgaatttattggaaattaaactttataatttgttttgttttttttacatggagttattatgatttcaatATTACTcgaattacaaatttaaaatattacctCAAATTAATCTCAAATTATCTTTAAACAATCAAATCAATTCCCATATAAGACTTTATGCCTTTTCATCTTATTCAATTTATACCAAACACAAAACATAACAAATTGTCAAGTCTATATCTAACACAAGACGTGACAGATATCTAGCCACTCCAATATAGCTATGTCCagtcaaattcaatcaaatattatttgactTACCAAACATGATCTAAATACTTAATAATCATCCCCCCCaacaaaaattgattatttcaatttcataatcattttatttctcttCCCTCGCGAGAACGGCCCCCCCACCCCCCAAAAAACAAGTTCAGAGTAGAAGGGTCCCCATGAACACCCCCCCAGGTTGTGTTTCACGtgagatgaaaaattaaaagaattcaatAAATAGGCATTAGTGATGCATTCAAAAACAATGcaagaaagataataaaaataaatatcatataattATGTTAAATAGAGATCACACATAAAttataagttaaaattttattattaaatattttttttaaatggttttcaaaaatacatgataaataaccctattttatatattgaaaaactcttaattaaaacaattaaaaaattttaaaccaaaagaaaaaaaaattcatgaatcgTAACTTCCGAGTCTTGTATGAATGTCTTACCACTTTCTGATAGTCACACAAttttaatcctataaaaaataaaatctttcagCAAAATCTTATATTAAATTCGAGAAAATTATATCCATCGACATAAATTTATgtaccaggaaaaaaaatcccatgCATCAATTAGCCAGTCATATCATCTCCTGCAGGATTCATGAAAATGCGACATGGATGCAGGGAATTCGGAAGCAATATATCTTATTTCGAACATCAATCTcacatgaaattaataaattgctAATTAAATTGCCTGAGCTAATAAAATGACTCATTTATTTTGAGAATAAACAGAGGTAATGTACATGTGTCAAGGTGTCTGATCCTCTAATTAGTGAAGTTATTGATCCAAAAATGTCTCCCAGTCCTGCAGCAACCTCACGCATGGAAGGCAGAAGATCATATAAGCTAGTTTTAGGGTATTGTTCTGAAGTTATCAACTGGTTCGCACAGAGTTTTGCCCAACTGGTAATTAAAACTTTGAGAAAAAGACATCTATGAATCTGCTAGCTGCTTTCTATAtcgttaaatattttattcacttgaTTCTCTTTCGAAGAATAGCTAGCTAGAGCTAGCAGAAGTGCTAATATTTTAATCTGAACTCAAGTTGACCTACTTGATAAACACGGCAATGCAGATAGTACTCAATATATATATCCTGTAAGGAATCCAAGCTCAAGAACTTGTGCTTAATTAACAGAATAGGTCTGCAAAGTATAAGTGACCAGCACACCTCCTTCATTCCTGCCTGCTGCTGGCCACCAGCTTACAATTTAAGAAATTCAAGCTTCTGCTTGTTGACCTGCTGAGGATACaactataagaaaataattacttcCCTTCCAAGAACAGCCAGGCTGCGGTGTTGACCTTGATACTAACTTCaatctgttatttttttatcttacatgTGCTTGGTTGTACTGAACAGGGACAGCTGTAAACTTGTCCTTATCAGGTGATTCAATTAAGTATATAAACCTGCTGCTGTGTGTTGTGGTGTCTTTACTTGCTAAACATACCAATCAAACTGATTTTTGTTATCTAGCCCTAGATGATGCCTGAATCCCATAGTTCTATAGAGCTTCCCGTTTTTGACATCTCACAGCCCATTAGCCCATCCTGTCTCTCCTCCCTTTCTCTAGCCTGCAACGAATGGGGTTTCTTCCATATAATTAACCATGGAGTTTCGAAAGATGTTTACAGGAAACTCTACTCCCTCTCGACACATATCTTCAGCCTGCCTTACGAGTCCAAAATCAAGTTAGGTCCATCATCATCGGTAAGAAGCTACACCCCTCATTTTATTGCATCGCCA is part of the Populus nigra chromosome 8, ddPopNigr1.1, whole genome shotgun sequence genome and harbors:
- the LOC133700399 gene encoding protein DYAD, with product MSFSTLRALVSDQNKEFSDYSLFSMLNNEDPAEHIKVSSFYEVDHSKLPHKSPDQLNKTRVVMVNEKTRMRVSLRFPSINSLRCYFNEIEAINYKKDMKTKKKQLPAFDEKYIIGSEVAGEALYRRISSQEMADKSYSWSFWMVKHPSVSPRKVSYPPTSTHVNKFVGARKVSLMSELNGTGMVKWGQRRQVRFLAKHVEDKREIVTASKDLIKSEEEKDSEGSDDDTDDEDEEELDVKLVVNKSTEAKRKLRKRKCQGGSGISKLSPKKKRRKIEKKNQIVVYRQKKNKLIKNSIDRWSAGRYKLAEENMLKVMKEQNAVFQRPILRPELRAEARKLIGDTGLLDHLLKHMSGKVAPGGEDRFRRRHNADGAMEYWLEKADLVDIRKEAGVQDPYWTPPPGWKPGDNPSQDPVCAREIKELREEIAKIKGEMEAMVSKKHGEELAMVAAPNYSPTSQDMEHDNLLIPLKEMYIDLVNKKVKMEEQLKEISESLYGMKEEMEKLKTRVEKSNRAESTEKPALLTGSTESITPAGTGRKGKGAMHQEKEATVLGESAQEQCKSSSGGIIVPRTESPAPTEDRAAKIERLKSGFRICKPQGSFLWPDMTTLTPHPQVVVLLEDLTGVQTPPSVSSTTPKQSHFLFAPPSQTHTPHRTFPVKPLAERRPVTISQSTAATTPTTCPPHDQMTRSQYENSSISTSTTITTTTKTPLINLNEPLNTNQTDDYGLFYGSQSHAEASPHPVTYQRRHHQNVTTSIAMPSLGPTKKGMMSQWEEGDRRKGRIRYCEQCEQQQGCSSASSIASSSLPMGKGTWLALATSKASVEHKSKRG